In a single window of the Micromonospora inositola genome:
- the recD2 gene encoding SF1B family DNA helicase RecD2: protein MVAVTAAARVPLATLDAVLERLTYVNEETGYTVARVATDRSADLLTVVGSLLGAQPGESLRLSGRWSSHPKYGRQFELDSYTTVLPATIQGIQRYLGSGLVKGIGPVFAERIVAHFGLDTLRVIEEERSRLVEVPGLGPKRTAKITAAWEEQKAIKEVMVFLQGVGVSTSLAVRIFKQYGDASIDVVVKEPYRLAADVWGIGFKTADTIAQAVGIPHDSPQRVMAGLQYTLSEATDRGHCYLPAPELVADATKILDVPGDLVTRCLDDLAADEGVVHETLPGGDGEPVQAVYLVPFHRAEQSLAGSLLRLLNDRADRLPHFAGVDWGKALAWLKARTGADLAREQEQAVRLALTSKVAVLTGGPGCGKSFTVRSIVELAAAKKAKVTLVAPTGRAAKRLSELTGHPAATVHRLLQLRPGGDASYDRDNPLDVDLLVVDEASMLDLILANKLVKAVPPGAHLLLVGDVDQLPSVGAGEVLRDLLAAPAIPRVRLTQIFRQAAQSGVVTNAHRINAGRPPLLEGLSDFFLFACDDTDATAALTVDVACTRIPARYGLDPRRDVQVLTPMHRGPAGAGALNTLLQQRLTPQREGQPERRMGGRVFRIGDKVTQIRNNYDKGQAGVFNGTLGIVTALSPEEQTLTVRTDEDESIDYDFDELDELAHAYAMTIHRSQGSEYPAVVIPLTTSAWMMLQRNLLYTAVTRAKKLVVLVGSRRALAAAVRTVGAGRRHTALDHRLT, encoded by the coding sequence ATGGTTGCCGTGACCGCCGCCGCCCGTGTGCCGCTTGCCACGCTGGACGCGGTGCTGGAACGGCTGACGTATGTCAACGAGGAGACGGGCTACACCGTCGCCCGGGTGGCTACCGACCGCAGCGCGGACCTGTTGACCGTGGTGGGGTCGTTGTTGGGGGCGCAGCCTGGGGAGAGCCTGCGGTTGTCGGGGCGGTGGTCGTCGCATCCGAAGTACGGCCGGCAGTTCGAGCTCGACTCCTACACCACGGTCCTGCCGGCCACGATCCAGGGCATCCAGCGCTACCTCGGCTCGGGCCTGGTCAAAGGCATCGGGCCGGTGTTCGCCGAGCGGATCGTGGCGCATTTCGGCCTGGACACCCTGCGGGTCATCGAGGAGGAACGCTCCCGGCTGGTGGAGGTGCCGGGGCTGGGGCCGAAGCGCACGGCGAAGATCACGGCGGCGTGGGAGGAGCAGAAGGCCATCAAGGAGGTGATGGTCTTCCTGCAAGGCGTCGGGGTGTCCACCTCCCTGGCGGTGCGGATCTTCAAGCAGTACGGCGACGCGTCCATCGACGTGGTCGTTAAGGAGCCCTACCGGCTGGCCGCGGACGTGTGGGGCATCGGGTTCAAGACCGCCGACACCATCGCCCAAGCCGTCGGCATCCCCCACGACAGCCCCCAGCGGGTCATGGCCGGCCTGCAGTACACCCTGTCCGAGGCCACCGACCGCGGCCACTGCTACCTGCCCGCACCCGAGCTCGTCGCCGACGCCACGAAGATCCTCGACGTGCCCGGCGACCTCGTCACCCGCTGCCTCGACGACCTCGCCGCCGACGAAGGCGTCGTCCACGAGACGCTGCCCGGCGGCGACGGTGAGCCGGTGCAGGCGGTGTACCTGGTGCCGTTCCACCGCGCCGAGCAGTCCCTCGCCGGGTCCCTGTTGCGCCTGCTCAACGACCGGGCCGACCGGCTGCCCCATTTCGCCGGAGTCGACTGGGGCAAGGCTCTCGCGTGGTTGAAGGCGCGCACCGGCGCCGACCTGGCTCGAGAGCAGGAGCAGGCCGTCCGCCTGGCGCTGACGTCGAAGGTGGCGGTGCTGACGGGCGGCCCGGGCTGCGGCAAGAGCTTCACCGTCCGCTCCATCGTCGAACTCGCCGCCGCCAAGAAAGCCAAGGTCACCCTCGTCGCTCCGACCGGCCGCGCCGCCAAGCGCCTGTCCGAGCTGACCGGCCACCCCGCGGCCACGGTGCACCGGCTGCTGCAGCTGCGCCCCGGCGGGGACGCCTCCTACGACCGGGACAACCCCCTCGACGTGGACCTGCTCGTGGTGGACGAGGCCTCCATGCTCGACCTGATCCTGGCCAACAAACTCGTCAAAGCCGTCCCACCCGGCGCGCACCTGCTGCTGGTCGGCGACGTCGACCAACTCCCCTCCGTCGGCGCCGGCGAAGTCCTCCGCGACCTGCTCGCCGCCCCCGCGATCCCGCGGGTGCGGTTGACGCAGATCTTCCGCCAGGCCGCCCAGTCCGGTGTCGTCACCAACGCCCACCGCATCAACGCCGGCCGGCCACCCCTCCTGGAAGGCCTGTCGGACTTCTTCCTGTTCGCCTGCGACGACACAGACGCCACCGCCGCTCTGACCGTCGACGTCGCCTGCACCCGCATCCCGGCGCGCTACGGGCTCGACCCGCGCCGGGACGTGCAGGTCCTCACCCCCATGCACCGCGGCCCCGCCGGCGCCGGCGCCCTCAACACCCTGCTCCAGCAGCGGCTCACCCCGCAGCGGGAGGGCCAGCCGGAGCGGCGCATGGGTGGGCGGGTGTTCCGGATCGGCGACAAGGTCACCCAGATCCGCAACAACTACGACAAGGGCCAAGCCGGCGTCTTCAACGGCACCCTCGGCATCGTCACCGCCCTCTCCCCCGAGGAACAGACCCTCACGGTACGCACCGACGAGGACGAAAGCATCGACTACGACTTCGACGAACTCGACGAACTCGCCCACGCCTACGCCATGACCATCCACCGCTCCCAAGGCTCCGAATACCCGGCCGTCGTCATCCCCCTGACCACGAGCGCGTGGATGATGCTGCAGCGCAACCTGCTCTACACCGCCGTCACCCGCGCCAAGAAACTCGTCGTCCTCGTCGGCTCCCGCCGCGCCCTCGCCGCCGCCGTGCGCACCGTCGGCGCCGGCCGCCGCCACACCGCCCTCGACCACCGCCTCACCTGA
- a CDS encoding HNH endonuclease family protein: protein MWSTRSFPRFPRARRQAAAVAVAALAGACLAVVNAQPASATPPGIPSKATAQSQLNALTVAAQGSTSGYSRDLFPHWITISGSCDTRETVLKRDGTSVVVNSSCAATSGRWYSPYDGATWTAASDVDIDHVVPLAEAWRSGASSWTTSKRQSFANDLTRPQLIAVTDNVNQSKGDQDPSTWQPPLSSYRCTYSKMWITVKYSWGLKLQSSEKSALQSMLNTCSS, encoded by the coding sequence ATGTGGAGCACCCGATCCTTCCCCCGTTTCCCGCGCGCCAGGCGGCAGGCCGCCGCGGTCGCCGTCGCGGCGCTCGCGGGGGCCTGCCTGGCCGTCGTAAACGCCCAGCCCGCCTCGGCCACGCCTCCCGGCATCCCGTCGAAGGCGACCGCCCAGTCGCAGCTCAACGCCCTGACCGTGGCGGCACAGGGCTCCACGAGCGGCTACTCGCGGGACCTGTTCCCGCACTGGATCACCATCAGCGGCAGCTGCGACACCCGCGAGACCGTCCTCAAGCGCGACGGCACCTCCGTCGTGGTCAACAGCTCCTGCGCTGCCACATCCGGCCGCTGGTACAGCCCCTATGACGGCGCGACCTGGACCGCGGCCTCGGACGTCGACATCGACCACGTCGTGCCCCTGGCCGAGGCGTGGCGCTCCGGGGCCAGCTCCTGGACGACCAGCAAGCGGCAGAGCTTCGCCAACGACCTCACCCGCCCGCAGCTGATCGCCGTCACCGACAACGTCAACCAGTCCAAGGGTGACCAGGACCCGTCGACCTGGCAGCCGCCCCTGTCGTCGTACCGGTGCACCTACAGCAAGATGTGGATCACCGTGAAGTACAGCTGGGGCCTGAAGCTGCAGTCCTCGGAGAAGTCCGCGCTGCAGAGCATGCTCAACACCTGCAGCTCCTGA
- a CDS encoding ATP-dependent DNA ligase, translating to MSPGRRRASAPATGGMVRPPVEPMLAKSVDTVPRGRGLAYEPKWDGWRAIAFRHHEGVCLQSRAGRDLGAYFPDVIDAVTAAVAPGAVLDGELVVWEADRTDFSLLQRRVTAGAQRATLARRHPAHYVVFDLLSAPPGLPLLDKPLAERRALLTSLLADAPAQLTLSPQSTDVGHATEWLHTWTAAGIEGVMIKRLDGRYEPGRRAWQKYRAYHTTEAIIGGVNPHLTNPEILLLGRLDEGGRLRYTGRTHALRPDQRAELATLLTPHPSPDRTRQARPPVAAAAARLLDGAARPAATPPLHPGRAGHRRGDRGRHRLRAPPRPLPTPTPRPRHRRRPPTRRPTLTPTGTAIQPRRPVRDSQNASRRPLAHPEHDQGVIHSPRRRPQLAASPWRGSGLDDETELVGEAAARLLATATCRWSSPSRRPPTSRSPRRSDGTGTGLRP from the coding sequence GTGAGCCCTGGCCGCCGGCGCGCCAGCGCCCCGGCCACCGGTGGCATGGTGCGGCCACCGGTGGAGCCGATGCTGGCGAAATCCGTCGACACCGTGCCGCGAGGGCGAGGGCTGGCCTACGAGCCGAAGTGGGACGGCTGGCGCGCCATCGCGTTCCGCCACCACGAGGGGGTGTGCCTGCAGTCCCGAGCCGGCCGCGACCTCGGCGCCTACTTCCCCGACGTCATCGACGCCGTCACCGCAGCGGTGGCACCCGGCGCGGTGCTCGACGGTGAGCTCGTGGTCTGGGAGGCAGACCGGACCGACTTCTCCCTCCTGCAGCGGCGGGTCACCGCCGGCGCCCAGCGCGCGACCCTGGCGAGGCGCCACCCGGCCCACTACGTGGTCTTCGACCTCCTCAGCGCCCCACCGGGCCTGCCTCTGCTGGACAAGCCCCTCGCCGAGCGACGCGCCCTGCTGACGTCGCTGCTCGCCGACGCACCAGCACAGCTCACCCTGTCACCGCAGAGCACCGACGTCGGCCACGCCACCGAGTGGCTGCACACCTGGACCGCCGCCGGCATCGAAGGGGTCATGATCAAGCGGCTCGACGGACGCTACGAGCCCGGTAGGCGAGCCTGGCAGAAGTACCGCGCCTACCACACCACCGAAGCCATCATCGGCGGCGTCAACCCCCACCTCACCAACCCGGAAATCCTCCTGCTCGGCCGCCTCGACGAGGGCGGACGACTCCGCTACACCGGCCGCACCCACGCCCTGCGACCGGATCAGCGCGCCGAGCTGGCCACCCTGCTCACCCCTCACCCCTCACCCGACCGGACCAGGCAAGCCCGCCCACCCGTGGCCGCAGCCGCTGCCCGCCTCCTGGACGGGGCAGCTCGACCGGCCGCAACCCCTCCCCTACACCCCGGTCGTGCCGGCCATCGCCGCGGAGATCGAGGTCGACACCGCCTACGAGCACCACCTCGTCCGCTACCGACGCCCACGCCTCGACCTCGCCATCGCCGACGTCCCCCGACTCGACGGCCAACCCTGACGCCCACCGGCACCGCCATCCAGCCAAGGCGGCCGGTCCGCGACTCACAGAACGCCTCGCGCCGGCCTCTAGCACACCCGGAGCATGATCAGGGCGTTATCCACAGCCCCCGACGTCGTCCACAGCTCGCGGCCTCCCCATGGCGCGGCAGCGGGCTCGACGATGAAACTGAACTGGTCGGCGAGGCCGCCGCCCGGCTGCTGGCCACGGCCACATGCAGGTGGAGCAGCCCCAGCCGCAGGCCACCGACCAGCCGGTCCCCGCGCCGGTCAGACGGCACGGGGACCGGCTTGCGTCCTTGA